In Carya illinoinensis cultivar Pawnee chromosome 10, C.illinoinensisPawnee_v1, whole genome shotgun sequence, one DNA window encodes the following:
- the LOC122278109 gene encoding 14 kDa zinc-binding protein: MSDESISSRLALLNSHLSPMASEKEAALAAVPSDSPTIFDKIINKEIPSKVVYEDDKVLAFRDISPQAPTHILIIPKVKDGLTGLSKAEERHFEILGRLLYTAKLVAKQEGLDDGFRVVINDGPNGCQSVYHLHIHLIGGRQMNWPPG, translated from the exons ATGAGTGATGAAAGCATAAGTAGCCGACTCGCTCTCTTGAATTCTCACCTGTCTCCAATGGCTTCCGAGAAGGAGGCTGCTCTTGCAGCCGTTCCCTCTGATTCTCCTACCAT ATTTGACAAGATCATTAATAAGGAAATTCCATCCAAGGTTGTGTATGAGGATGATAAG GTCCTCGCTTTTAGGGACATATCTCCCCAGGCTCCCACACACATACTAATCATTCCTAAAGTGAAGGATGGGTTGACTGGACTATCCAAG GCTGAGGAGCGGCACTTTGAGATTCTTGGGCGCCTTCTTTACACTGCCAAGCTTGTTGCCAAGCAGGAAGGCCTGGATGACGGCTTCAGGGTTGTGATTAATGATGGGCCAAATGGAT GTCAATCGGTTTATCACCTTCACATCCACCTCATTGGGGGACGACAAATGAACTGGCCCCCTGGCTAA